One region of Polypterus senegalus isolate Bchr_013 chromosome 11, ASM1683550v1, whole genome shotgun sequence genomic DNA includes:
- the LOC120539769 gene encoding uncharacterized protein LOC120539769 produces the protein MIDKIKVIASFYVFCIQMSCQSLNSELKLTEDECGHKDWSIVSSASCSVKYGGVLKVSLQTNSPVDQVEYHSVKELIHSKVFIVKKRHVQSGERYVVKDGYFFLYNMTMEDEGTYVGWGKSSLLFTLNITVTAHEQTLILQHGDNLTISIDFWKSMMTVLFFHGRLNSFIKLFPAIDNGSLSSYEGRLSLQNGLLIIRNVTEEDAGNYTVKDQAANIVSVYSVIIKESSTQSISYTSYRYFLIIPIMSWFVVIIFCVSIYYKSLQHRDTPL, from the exons ATGATTGATAAGATTAAGGTGATTGCATCTTTTTATG TATTTTGCATTCAAATGAGTTGTCAGTCATTAAACAGTGAATTGAAACTGACTGAAGATGAATGTGGACATAAGGACTGGAGTATAG TTTCTAGTGCCAGCTGTTCAGTGAAATATGGTGGCGTCCTCAAAGTTTCACTCCAGACAAATAGTCCTGTTGACCAAGTGGAATATCATTCAGTGAAAGAATTGATTCATTCAAAAGTATTTATTGTGAAAAAACGTCATGTTCAAAGTGGAGAACGTTATGTCGTGaaggatggatatttttttttgtacaacatGACAATGGAAGATGAAGGTACTTATGTTGGCTGGGGAAAGAGCTCACTCCTGTTCACCCTAAACATTACAGTGACTG CCCATGAACAGACACTGATCCTGCAACATGGTGACAACCTGACCATTTCTATTGATTTTTGGAAATCAATGATGACTGTTCTGTTCTTTCATGGAAGACTGAACAGTTTCATCAAACTTTTCCCAGCAATTGACAATGGAAGCCTTTCTTCCTATGAAGGTCGTCTTTCACTTCAGAATGGTTTGCTGATAATAAGGAATGTGACAGAGGAAGATGCAGGAAACTATACAGTGAAAGACCAAGCAGCAAACATTGTCAGTGTTTACAGTGTCATTATAAAAG AATCCTCAACTCAGAGCATAAGTTACACCTCCTATCGATATTTTCTGATCATTCCAATTATGAGCTGGTTTGTGGTCATCATCTTCTGTGTGTCAATATATTATAAAAGCCTTCAGCACAGAGACACTCCACTTTGA